gttttataaaaatacattattaatctactaatatactataattaactaaaatataatatttttaacataagtaaaataaggactaaatttatcaaaaaatcaaattttgaacaatcgtatattgaaaaaaaagggTGCTTGTGGGCATGCTTAGTGAATCGccctatatattactatttacatagtaatatggtatttaatcATGGTATACGACATATTACCTTCGAACAGAACGAGCTACAGGACTCCTGGCCACTTGAAGTCCGGCCTCGCAGGCAATTCTCCGTAAACACGGTCTGTCGTCGTTAACCGCGTCGTTCACTGCCGCAGTCAGGATGTCTAAATATCCTGATATCTGACGACCGTTCACGAACCGGCCGTCATCCACATGGTCTTTCAGCATGGTGTACACATGAATGTAATGCGCTATCCTGGGCAACACTGACGTTCGGAATAGATACGATGCAGCCATGAAGAATCCGGTGGCGAATAACGGCTCAAACACCCTGTTCAAAAGGAATCGGCTGACCGCCGTCAACCGGCTGCACAACGGCGAGTATCCGTCCAACGGTGATGGTCCGAATATCGCCTTGCCGAACAACAGCCGCTGCAGCAGCCCGGAAACGTGGAAAAACGGATATCCGAATTGCTGATGATGCTGTAGAGGTGATGAGCCATAGTGCAACACTTCATCGCTAGCCAAGTCGTACGGCCCGACAGATAACGGCTGTTTCAGTTGTATTCCGGCCGCTTCCGGTTCGCCTAACATCCCTATACCACCACCGCCGTCCACGACGAAACCTCCGGCTGACGGTCTAATCACCAAGCTACCACCGCTGACAACGACCGGACTACCACTTTTAACTGTGACTGCGGTTATGTCGGTTAGCCCTGGTGCTGCAGGTGCTGCATTAGATCCGTCACCATGATGGTGCACTGATGACTCGAGGGTTTGCCATTTTTTGTTGTCGTTGTCACTTACATCTAGTAACGGATAATAACTACTACCTCCATGATTTTTTACGTTGTCAGTACCGTATGGTTTACCAACTGATGGATTTTGTTGCACTTCGGGGTATCCGCGGTAGAAGTTGTTGGGCCTATGCGTTTGACAATTTGTACTTCGCAATACGACGCATAAACAAATCACaatcaacattattttaccTGAAAAATTATCACAGAATTTAAATGGATAGCTTACAAAATAATCTCCAGATAAAAAGCGCGTTACCTACGTATAATGCTTcaacattatcatattaataaattcaaaatttttattctcgTCACCCGGGACAAGTATaaggatatttaaattttttatagcgTGAATTACTATATGTAGGGGGTTTTCATAAACGAAACGACAAAAGCAAACTGGTATATTAATTACCCAGAGCAGAAACGCATTATTACTTGCTATACCCTGTAAGAATCTCACTAACACTAAACTAATTGATTaccaagttataatataatctttattaCTGCAACTGCTTACCTTTTAAACATATAGATGAATTCCACATTTTgctttacttataatttattaattatatttaactgattGAAATCAAAGACaaaaatagtatactattCAACTCCACAGACCACAGTAAACATTCGAGGTAATGAAATGTTGTTGAggttttacgtatattataccttaaaattatcaaattttgtatAACGAGTTACGACCATATTTGTTTTTGCacttatatataaacttaaacttaatgtgattaaaatataattaatatcagcTAAATTACGTTGACATTGTTCTATAATGTTCTTTAAATGACGGTCTTAATTGTTGATCACTAAATGCCTAGaaaaagaaatacaaaataaaaattaagatttggacgatttattaagtataatatgaattgcaTTTAAACAGGTTTTaagtataacttttatatatttatacattataaagtatatttgtaaTGTAACTGTAAAGTGTAATTATTAAGTTCTTGTGCCTATTATTATACCTGTGTGAGATCGTGAATAGCAATAGAAAgcgtatttacttttataatcatCACTTATTTGTGAAATTGTACAAATATGTAGAGATCGATTTTCAGACATTTGACTCGGAGTGCTCGGATATTGGTTTAATTAAGCAtgacctaatttattttagcacTCCTAGCaagctaatttaaaaattaaaagatattgtttttttttaatctaaatataattaattattatttcattgattataatattaataaaatagtaaatatataactctAGTTTTCgtgaaatcattataatattattatcgtttatcaGCAaacaatatatgttattataatttatgaatcagACACTCGGATACCAAATCGAACTTTGATGtccaacaaataataataatatgataagtaggtaggtaataacgtaacttgaaattgaaaattaagtagcttataagtgtattatatatagccattatgttatataaagagattttaaaaaacgttatttcaatttatgattgtattattgtacgcaaatgttttttttttttaattctcaaaaactataaaaccaaaagtaatttaaaagttttttaaactatcttctaaaactaaaattttatattctttaaaaaaaataattaattataacaaacagTAGTTTAAAGTttcgaacaatatttttatcaattagcTTGTTTAgatcaatttataatcatttagttgtaataaaatttgttcaaaagtaagggaaaattaaaaattataaggaacCTTATATTGCACTTCAAGATTTTTGACTtagaaataacaattttcattttacattgaaaaaaaacgtatCTTAGTAAgagaattatttcatttttatctcCTTGAAGTTTGAAATTTGTTACTAGATATCCAGAAACCcctctaaatatttaagattgaagaaaattttctacttaaaaaatgtattgaattaaaaacacacaaaaaaaaaattataataaaagttatgttaaacgtaagaaatataaaatatattatatgaaaaaaacattttaataaataataacttgtatGATAGATGGATTTGATAGGAAAGAATACAGCgaaaataaacgtattaataacatgcaagaaaaaataatactatgataaataatgacttctataatacatagacggaataattttttaataagaaatttataatttatatctgttGTAAGCTGGTAAGTAGTAAGATTAATGCTACAGTCGTAGAATTTAAGTCAAAATTAATGAGCTTGCTGACTTGTAGGCTAGCTTCATCAACAACCCCTTTtacgtgttatttttattctgatttaatttaaaccctCTAAGGCTTCAAATCGTCAATTCACCAAGAAACCGTGGGTATTAGAATGAGATAacctttcaaaaataatatgcctcaagtataaacaatattctaAAACATCTTCCCCCAGATAATCTTCGTGctgttatatagtaaaatattccaAGTCCAAGTTATACGCACTAACAgctaataacttattagttattgctgTAGCACTTTACAAATTGGTACTCAATAACCAACAGCCTATGTAGTACTATACCGTGTGTACCCTACATCAAGGGTGGCCAACCAGTCGATCTCGAGATGAATTTGAGTTGACCGCGACACCCTTTcgaattttcttaaatttttgaattattttcagaaaacaatttaaatattttttttgcaaatttgTATATCTTTGTATATCCcacgaatataaaaattatatttagagaaaaagcaataaataactatgaaaAACGAGATTATACACAGATATCGAATAAAAAGTGTAACAcgcatgtacatatatattttttgtttattgacaACCTTTTATTTTGGTTGATCGCGACAACCTAGAATATCTCGTAGGTCGATCACAAGTCTATTAAAGTTAACCACCCCTGCCCTACATAACTATAGTGGGGCCACGTAATGAAATTTCTAATGTCtaacattattaaactttaaaactaaaataccttatttaaattaccttttttactttattgatCTCAACTTTTCTTACATCAATGCTTTATCcttcaataatatcatcataataaaagTCATTCTTAGTTTTATCCTCTAGtatggtttataaatttaacaatacctTTTTAGCTTTACACGTGATATACGtttgtttctattattattatattattatcatttatcattaaatacctacctatttgttattgttatgaccataacatttttttctcttcttataatttatcacttttcaaataatttttgagatacaataatttctattaatatctcattaaataaagaaacaaTGCATTTGGATTAACTACTAGTATTGTATAAaagttgatttaatatttaattctgttGTCTCCAGATTGTGTTTGTGTATCTATTTGTGTCCGAGCCTCTGAGGCCATAATTGGATGGAAATAtggagtaattatttttatattttttagattctgaacggagtgatgaatatattaattttacaacgatatagacaattgaaattttcgacttttctaagttttttttcttaaactgctgataaaaaaatttggctatcccaaaaatctttaaaattcaatacaaggttgtacttatcgtagtaaaaaaaaatcaaaaatcgttagtcacaatttttgtttgtaagcatttaaagttcaaatgtttacaaaatatatcaaaatcacgaaaatttggaaggaattttgaagttaaaaattcataaaatttttgtgatttctaCTTAAGTTTCAATAGATACAATGATACCCGTcattacattcaaatttaacatattcattataatggtGACCAatgacctactctccatctctactatacagcagaacgATACCCACTttctcacttttttttttcgaaacattgataactttaaattttttacgtatgcagataaatttaatagtttgcGGGATGTGcacagaaatataatatataggtgtgtggattaaaactttgaaaaactaataacGCGGTCCGCTGCTTTaacgttttaataaatctttaagAGTTGCATACCAGCGTTTCCATCTTACCATATCTTATTACACGGTTCATTCACCTTGGTTAACGCTTCaaacagtttataaattattatatttcaattgagTATAGAATTATATGTTAAACTTGTTTATTAACTTAGTTTTCTGTTTCGCTCCCGCCAATAATCACTGATTCTCTCTACCGTCAGTGTTGCCAACGACTCTATTCTAGTCATGAATAACTTGTCATttctcattttaaatttctaagttTGCACGGTTTGATTTGTGATAGCAGATACGTCCGCTCTAGCGCCAGCTGCTACAAAGTGGACAGACCGACAGATGACAGTACATAGTCTCATTGAGCATTGATTAGTTGAGTttccaaaaaacaaaaaaaaaaaaaaatcaaattggaatatagattattcaaaaatcaacatcatgtataatattattgtttaattacatttatgttattttaaaataaatataactttcgTATGCTGAAATTATGCCAAACACACGTCCGTTAATACTCAAAATACactttatagaataattagttaataatttagataggtataatttattaagtataagagATGGATCATtgtaaagattttattaaaaccgaATTCCCCTCTATTGATATAGAGATGTTTCAATATATAGAAGGTAATATACTAAGAACTTGTATGCACACAAGTGTTTGACTTTCtcgaatgtaattttattgtatgaatttgtcgattttgtacattttatatacaggTGTTCTACAAAATGGAATTGAAGATTTCCATGATTCTGAAGATATATTTGAAGCAATTGGTGAAGTATTACAGGAAATAGCAAATAAGTCCGAATCAGATATCAGgtacaacataaaaaaacaaaataatgattacatttaaatattgtgcaTTGAGAATACTAGTGATattgaattcattattttagagGAAtctgttcaaaattattaaattttatgcgACCTCATTCTGATGACAATGTAATAAGAAATGGTCATACAAAAATTCTGAATGCTCCAGTGCATTTAGCTTCAATGGCAGCAGATCTGGAAGATAACGATATGGAAATCAAAAGTATATGGGTTAATTCAAGAGACGATAGTCtggtatgtttattttatacgtatgcCTTAAgattgcaaaatataaaaaattgattattttttggttatcgttattaataatagaacttatatatttttttttttttattaattttatttcataagaaagtggataaaaaaaaactggaaaAAGCTCAAGCAAAATTGCAACAAAAACAAGATAAACGGACTGAGCAAGTTATCAAAGGTGTAGGAACTATGAGtgtagtaaatagtaaaatggaTGCTGCAACTGCTTCACAAGTAACAAGTAAAAAGGAAGCAAAACTGGAAGCTAAAGGAAATAATCGAGCTCAAGATATAAGGATAGAAAATTTTGATGTTGCTTATGGAGACAGGTATATAGAATTTGatgtattttacttaatgCGTTTAACCTttctgttattataaaattaaaaattatttattactaattactaacttatactattatatttaatttaaatatctaattattttgttttttagaatattacttCAGAATACAGATGTAACTTTAGCATGTGGTAGAAGATACGGTTTAGTTGGAAGAAATGGTCTTGGGAAGACTACACTATTAAGAATGATTTCAGggtaagttttattatacagttgtAATCTAAAGTGATTTAATGAATcatataactttaattatcatttgttGTATATTACTCAAGACTTAGGTTTTTGAGTTAATTCagaatttaatttcaactatTTCTGCTCAGGAAATGagatgtatacactatacacccATACTTAcataactgtaaattattaatcaacctatcataaatatattgtaattataaattgcatttatagaataatcaattacaatgtttattaaaatatatcaatataatatttttatcattattttattttagtttcaaagtgattattgtatttaatatttatgttgaatAATTTAGTGGTCAGTTGCGAATCCCATctcatatatcaatattacatGTTGAACAAGAAGTTGTTGGTGATGATACACCTGCTTTAGAATCTGTACTGCAGTGTGATTTTGTTCGACATCGTTTGTTAACTAgagaaaaagaaattaatacattGATTGCTAATGGGTAAGACAACAagttaactttaaactttaaagtttaaacctaaataatttaaaaataaataggtattcaaCAATCCAATGTTATTCTTAGGTCTACGTCTAGTGCTGAATTATCTTCTGAATTAAGCGAAATATATATGCAATTAAGTGCCATAGAAGCTGATAAGGCCCCAGCTCGTGCAAGTGTTATACTTGATGGTTTGGGTTTTAACCCAGATATGCAAAAAAAAgcaactaaacatttttctggAGGATGGCGTATGCGTTTAGCTCTTGCAAGAGCACTTTTTTCAAAGTGAGTATCTTATAATCaccaaaagtatttatatgtatactaaatatcaaaatttaaaagaatattaggttattatctattattttatttaatatatactatttaccaataatttaGCATGACCCATTAAAATGTCTTATATTCagaactaaataaatttattttttatttaattttagttttaatataatgtaaaataaaaattactcttgaatttcatcaataaataatgttatttaatatttttaatttaaatagaccAGATTTGTTATTACTGGATGAACCTACGAACATGTTGGATATGAAAGCAATTATAtggttagaaaattatttacaaacttGGCAAAGTACATTATTAGTAGTATCTCACGATCGTCATTTCTTAGACACCGTACCCACTGATATATTACATCTACATTCACaggtaattcatatttaaattgtttttaatgtcaaaagttaataaagttgtaTATTTAGCGCATTGATACGTACCGAggtaattatgaaatttttgaaaaaaccaaaaatgagAAACTTAAAAACCAACAACGAGAAATTGAAGCACAAAATGCTCATAGAGCTCATGTTCAAGAGTTTATTGATAGATTTAGGTACAATGCTAATCGTGCTTCTAGTGTTcagagtaaaattaaaatgcttgaaaaattgtaagtaatattattgtataaggtatatgtaaatatttagttaatcattcatatatataatattgctttaGACCTGAATTAAAAGCTATTGAGAAAGAAGTAGAAGTTGTATTACGATTTCCAGAAACAGAAGGATTGTCACCTCCCATATTACAACTTAATGAGATTTCATTTGCATATCCCGGTTGTAATAATGTTCTGCAAAATGTTAACCTTGGAGCTACATTAGAATCTAGAATTTGTAttgtaagttaaatatttatttggtatatcactgtatttatgtttttaaatacctacaatttctttttttaacttaatttattatgtatatttaatgtatattgaaCCAAAACACTGTATCCGTATTTTATGTTCACCTTGCTGATTAAAAAGATTCCATACttactaaatattactattttattctgtACTACCAGtcacagtatattttattaatactaaattatgagCATTGTTGTCATAACACCTTAGCAAATTCCTATAAAgtcattatttatgaaatttgatcattgtttttataatattcttaatttaaattgtttattaggtGGGTGATAATGGAGCAGGTAAAACgacattattgaaaattattatgggCATTTTAAATCCTACAGCCGGTGTTAGAAATGTACATCGAAGTTTGAAGTTTGGTTACTTCAGTCAGCATCATGTTGACCAACTAGAAATGAATCTTTCTTCTGTTGAACTATTACAATCTTCCTTTCCaggtttgttattatttgaacaagataaaaaaattattatacttcatttacaacaaaatttgTTTCTAGGTAAATCCATTGAAGAATATAGACGTCAATTAGGTGGTTTTGGTATATCAGGTGATTTGGCATTACAAAGTGTTGGTAGTTTATCTGGAGGTCAGAAATCGAGAGTAGCTTTTGCAAGAATGTGCATGTCCAATCCAAATTTTCTAGTACTTGACGAACCTACCAATCATTTAGATATTGAAACAATTGAAGCTTTAGGCAAagctatacaaaaatatacagtaagtttgtaaattattcattatgtatttattaaatattttttatttaaacattaaattttaagacaCTATAATTTCTCCAATCCAGCAATAGTGAGTCATATTGAATTATCCAACTTTCTAGAAACCTGGAGTAGGTAATTGTATTGAGTTGTTATAAAACTTTTCtaaccaattaaattttttgacaatttgtgaatatataaaactttCTATCATCTAAACAGAAGTGGACTGATTAATATAACTACTTTAAATAccataaatctaattttaaattattgataaaaaaatttctcagtattacagaaatattaatcaatatcttaatcattattttttttaacctaaatATTAGGTGTGATGAAcccaatataatgtatgtctTATTTCCTCAATttagtacttaaatataaatacattcatttttcattctgaaaattggaaaataaattaaaaatagtgtcttaattattgaaatcaatttttagattaattcATAACCACACAAAtagctttaaattaaatcaaaagtcaagttataaatttacttttttttaacttatcctGGTAGCATATTTGTTGaattacttattacaatatattaactcaaacaaataaattgtttgatgcttataaattatttttagggcGGTTTAATACTTGTATCTCACGACGAACGCTTAATACGTATGGTTTGTAAAGAACTATGGGTTTGCGGTGGTGGAAGTGTTAAGAGCATTGAAGGTGGTTTCAATGAGTACAGAGCCATCGTAGAACGTGAACTTGCAGAAGCAGCCAAGTAGACACCATTGACCATCCTgtgtatctaaaataataatttttatatatgtattattgtttcctTGTTGGCATTTATTAGGAATTTTACCACAATTGTATGTACATTGctctgttattataaatatcataagttAACAATTTTCATAACAAAGTATGAGTatgaattgtatttacatacaattttgtgATGATTTGTTATCAGCCATTAtcaatacacatataatatatatacacaattgtttctttttttacatttttattattgtttggttTGTGAACCATTCTTTAATAAACCAAAGTTtggtaaacttataaaatgtttttatttcttttgaatcatttttacacTATAGTCTGATTAAAATTCATGACATTATGTTAATAGTATCtatgagtatatatattaatgatatttaataattaattattttaaaaagtttggcATAACTTAGCCGgtactttttttatcatatgcTATGGattgaatgatttaaaataagttctgGGTTATGATCTAAAACAATTTCGAAATGTTTTAAGTCTTTCCTTCTCaatgttatacttaataaaaattaatttattaccaatttaattaatagtttaaacagATTCTGTGATAAATTATAGcttgtattagtatttaaacaaacatttgCAACTtgtaaacttatataaattataatacataaaatgtataaaactagaatatcttaaaatattattttctactaaaCTATTCAATTTGACAGAAGCataatacatagaatattataaatatgtttttataggcaaatatttacaatctgtTTAGTTAATGCAATAAGAAGTAATAATACACAtgaaataagataaataaggATAGCTTGAGTGATGACTGTTTCTGTTGTCACTGCTTACTTCAaaagtaaacattattatagtttttatataatttacctagttaaaatatgtctactggtttttaaaatgactCAATAACAAGAATAGTTCCATCATTTTCTATagatcttttaaaatatttctcgaattattatttttttgtgtctagTGTGtctacctattttaatttttgtatatgtatatttaaattgtttactgtCTGttaacagaataatattaaataatataacatgagtatgactttaaatttttacgaaataattacattatttttgtactgttctttttattataattgttaggaTATCATatgattaatacatattaatgaaaggatataaataaaatatgacgtataatgtcaaagttaattttttttacctattgattaaattaactaaatcttAAACTTAGTGCCtatgtatatgaataaataagacctaactgttttaaaaaaagttaaacacCAGAAAGTTTgggaagttttattttttagaaaacaagtgatataatatagtgaattCGACTActagaaaattgtttaaagcaataattacgtttaaaaatttattttaagtggttaatattttttagttttcatacCTATACtcgctataaatatattcatatagaatattaatttatttggctaaaaattttttattgtttgtatacttatttagttttataatttgtagagATTTTCTTGTAAACAACTGGAAACTGAAACAATCAGTCTGAACGCTGATATAGGTAAGTACAATCTGTGGTTTTTCTTCAATACGTTATAGAAATTCGGCATTAAGCTTTTTAAAGTTTCTGAAGTGTAAAAAGTATTTGCCGATAAGTTAAAAACACGTCATTGTAAAGATctacaataagtaaaaacaataaatagttacctatttatttaaccaaaaCCTTAAGAGACTATTTTCAAACATCGACTTTTCTTCGGGGCACAACTGTTTTATCGTTGAGCCACAATTTGTACACCTACCTCAGACACACAGATCAGTCGGACGAAACGCAGAAAACCAACTTCTTTGtttcacaataatttttacagataggtatatttaaacaataaggtCAATAGGTTCACTTAATTAACtagtagaattaaaaattcaactaaGGTTTATCGAATAGGTATTCATTAATATGGTTGATACTGAACCAACTGGGATTCGACGGTCGCAATCACTATTTTGATTTCCTCGATGCAGTCGCTcagttacaaaaatattttagacacTGTTGCcccgtaaatatatatatatatatatcggtatcatgtagttaataattattatataggtgcaAACGCCGAACAAAGTGTAATGGTTTACCCCGTTGTTGAAAATTAGCCTGTCAAATAT
This sequence is a window from Rhopalosiphum maidis isolate BTI-1 chromosome 1, ASM367621v3, whole genome shotgun sequence. Protein-coding genes within it:
- the LOC113555640 gene encoding uncharacterized protein LOC113555640, which codes for MLIVICLCVVLRSTNCQTHRPNNFYRGYPEVQQNPSVGKPYGTDNVKNHGGSSYYPLLDVSDNDNKKWQTLESSVHHHGDGSNAAPAAPGLTDITAVTVKSGSPVVVSGGSLVIRPSAGGFVVDGGGGIGMLGEPEAAGIQLKQPLSVGPYDLASDEVLHYGSSPLQHHQQFGYPFFHVSGLLQRLLFGKAIFGPSPLDGYSPLCSRLTAVSRFLLNRVFEPLFATGFFMAASYLFRTSVLPRIAHYIHVYTMLKDHVDDGRFVNGRQISGYLDILTAAVNDAVNDDRPCLRRIACEAGLQVARSPVARSVRSMVKTIMSEHEFMHIFKESLTGSVFDCSQYMCKNYGGRSLLIHSTGLDHSNLTFIFQVLNSHP
- the LOC113560499 gene encoding ATP-binding cassette sub-family F member 3, yielding MDHCKDFIKTEFPSIDIEMFQYIEGVLQNGIEDFHDSEDIFEAIGEVLQEIANKSESDIRGICSKLLNFMRPHSDDNVIRNGHTKILNAPVHLASMAADLEDNDMEIKSIWVNSRDDSLKVDKKKLEKAQAKLQQKQDKRTEQVIKGVGTMSVVNSKMDAATASQVTSKKEAKLEAKGNNRAQDIRIENFDVAYGDRILLQNTDVTLACGRRYGLVGRNGLGKTTLLRMISGGQLRIPSHISILHVEQEVVGDDTPALESVLQCDFVRHRLLTREKEINTLIANGSTSSAELSSELSEIYMQLSAIEADKAPARASVILDGLGFNPDMQKKATKHFSGGWRMRLALARALFSKPDLLLLDEPTNMLDMKAIIWLENYLQTWQSTLLVVSHDRHFLDTVPTDILHLHSQRIDTYRGNYEIFEKTKNEKLKNQQREIEAQNAHRAHVQEFIDRFRYNANRASSVQSKIKMLEKLPELKAIEKEVEVVLRFPETEGLSPPILQLNEISFAYPGCNNVLQNVNLGATLESRICIVGDNGAGKTTLLKIIMGILNPTAGVRNVHRSLKFGYFSQHHVDQLEMNLSSVELLQSSFPGKSIEEYRRQLGGFGISGDLALQSVGSLSGGQKSRVAFARMCMSNPNFLVLDEPTNHLDIETIEALGKAIQKYTGGLILVSHDERLIRMVCKELWVCGGGSVKSIEGGFNEYRAIVERELAEAAK